The genomic stretch TGTTATAAAAATATTCatatttgaaaaaaattcaaattttatagAACGGTTAGATTTTAAATGAAAAAACTAAAAAGGCTAGATTTGGAAAATGCTCTAACTTGTTCAGGTTTGAAACAATTCAAACAATTCCAAATTAAaactattttaatttgaaaatttataaatttgaacatttttaaaataaataatttttgaattcaagcaatttttattttcaataattttaaatttcaaaattaacatgaaaaatgaaaaaactaACACATCCGAGCGAGGGTACATGATCTAATTGGCCCCGGCCCATCAGGGAAGCGCTCAGGCATTGAAGCCGTAACCGAGGCTAAATGTGTCGTATGTACCCTCCCCGCTGGTCGATGCAGATATAATCCGCACAAGCATGAAGTCCTCGTCGACATGGTGCATTCTTGTCGTCACCATTTCCCATGAGAAATGCATTTTTCATGGGGCTGCGGGTATTTATCTTCGTCGTACCAACCATCCGCGCAATTCATTCATGCTATCTTTGCTATATTTCAACTAAGATTAATGCAGTATAGTTCACATACTTCAATAGAACATAGTAAAATCTTAAAATCATATCGGTATGGCAATATTTTACTAAGATTTCACTGATTTTACTATGATTTCATTTAAGTATCTATAATCAGGGATTTGGTTACCGCCCGGGAAATCTGGTTCCCGGCCGGGAACCGGATATCCCGACCACCCCCGGGAATTGGTCTAACCGGGTTAAAAATcccgattttttttgttttttgcgaaaattttaaattttagcgAATATTCTATATAATTTTAGCGAATATTCTCTTTGAATTTAAATTTTAGATTTTGAATTCGTCCGGTAACCGGGCGGGATTTCCCGGTTACCGCGGTAACCGGGAATCCCGAGCACCCCCGGGATTTTTTTCCTGTCGGGAGCCAAATCCTTGTCTATAATATACCCCATTAACATGAAACTAGTCAAATATGCTAGCAAACTGCGTGAATAATGGGCACGACGCTAGTAGGTACTAGCGCTGTGATAAAAAAAAACAAGTTCACATCGCCATCGAGAAATGCATTTCTAACGCCACCCGTACTTACCGGTGTCGCATCCACCGTCTTCGTGATTCGTGCTAGCTTTCTGGCTATATTTTGACTAGTTTTGTATTAATGCGGTATTGTTTAGATACTTAAATAAAATGGTAGAAAAATATTAAGATCACATAGATATGATAAGATTTTGCTAAGATTTTATTGATTTTACTAGCATGATTTCATTGAGATATCTAAAACATACCGAATTAATATGAAACTAGCCAAATATAGCTTTCTCGGGCTATATTTTTGGCTGTACATATAGACTGCTCGAGACAGGCCTGGACTGCAGCCACCTGACACGCAGAATCCACGTCTCACACAAGTTTTCTGACTGCCGCGCGGCGCCTCTTCTGCCCGTTGTCGACCTCTGTCGGTACCCGCAGCTGTCGTCGGCATGGCTCGGCGGAGGCCTTGGACGTGGGCAGCTGCCTTCACCGCGGCTgtgctcctcgtcgccgtcacTGCTGCCGCGGCGGCGGTCGAGAAGAGGCTGCTTGTGGACATGactctcgtcccggacgccgcgtcgACGGGAGCAGGCAAGTACTCTGCTCCAGCCGTCCCCTCATTGCCCTGCTCAGCTCATCTTCCTAAGCCTGACATGCGTGCGTAATGGCGCGCGTCGATTTGCAGTGTGCCTCGACGGGAGCCCGCCGGCGTACCACCTCCACCGCGGTTCCGGCGCCGGCGCCCGCGGCTGGCTGCTCCAGTTCGAGGGCGGCGGCTGGTGCAACAGCGCGCGGTCGTGCGCCGAGAGGGCCGGCACGCGCCGAGGCTCCACCAGCCTCATGACCAAGCTCGAGGTCTTCTCCGGCGTGCTCAGCAACGATCCCGCCATGAACCCAGGTGCCTCCCTCAACACAACTGCTGCTCTTCCAGCTTCATTTCTGTTTCGAACACAATTCAGAGTTCCTCAGCAAGACGTTTCACCcacccattcttcatctcatcgtgCCTTGCACGCCAGTTCGTAGATGATAGAGGATGATGATCAACACGGCATTTGCATGTTTGCCTTAACAGTGGTACTGTGTCTGCTAAAGCGAAAGGTGACCGCCAGACTCAACAGATCATAATAATCCGGTAGGTAGCGTAGCTAGCATGCAGCAGCGCCAACGGTTCTGCTTTATCATCCTGGCCCATTGCCAATTCAAGCTGACGGTCCTACAAGAATGATTAATCAGCCCATTATCTGCATCAGGCCATCCTGCGATAATTTCTGCTCCAAAACATCAGAGCTTCAGATTCAGTCATCCTCATTTGCTATAGATTTTTTTGACACGATGTTTGCCGACAATTCGACCAGACTTTTACAACTGGAATCGTGTGAAGCTGCGGTACTGCGACGGCGGCTCCTTCGCAGGCGATTCAGAGTTCACAAATGGTGTACGTACTCCTAAAATCACATCTCAAATCACCGGGTGTACTGTACAGTACGTATACCAGGTGCTGACTGCTTGTTTTTTGCCGCAGTCTTCAGTCATCTACATGAGAGGTCAGAGGATATGGGATGCTATCATCACAGATCTCTGCCAGAAAGGCCTCCACAGAGCCGAAAAGGTTCTCCAGATCTCATCACTATTCTACATACTTTCCCCATGTTTTTTTTCAGGAATGGTATGCTTTTAATTACTATTTGAGTTTCAGTTTGGCTCAAATCACTGCATAAAGATAGATAGTTGTGTGACAGTTAAGCGATCTTGGTTTTGAGCAAGTTCTGAATCCTTCAGGTGCTGCTCTCGGGCTGCTCAGCAGGAGGCCTAGCTACATTCTTCCACTGTGATGACCTCCAGGAGCGTCTGGGAGGCACCGCCACGGTGAAATGCATGAGCGATGCCGGGTTTTTCCTTGATGTGTAACGCTGGAGCTGATCAAGCAAACCAATTTCTTTTGGAGGGTTGAGATTTAAGTCAAATGTGTTGAAAGAAGTTATGCCATTTTGCAGGGATGACATTTCTGGCAACAACACCATTAGGCCTTTCTTTAGCAGCCTCGTTGCCGTGCAGGTTTTCTTCCTCAGTAAACCACCTATTCACACAGTAATTTGGGAGCTTTTACGATGTTTTGAAGATTATTCTCAAGTGTGTTTTGAATTATTATTATTTATGTAGGGAGCTGAGAAGAATTTGAACAAGGACTGTCTGAATTCCTCACTCGATCCTTATCAGGTCAGGGCTTTTTGCATTTCCTAACCAGATCATTTGCGCTATAGTTTTATTAATTACGCTTTCCACGCCTTCTTGCAGTGTTTTTTTCCTCAATACGTGCTTCCAAACATTAGAACCCCCTATTTCATCTTGAATTCAGCTTACGACGTATATCAGGTAAAAAAATATGGTACTACGAGTACTTCATATTTTCAGCATCCAACCACTAGTAATACAGTAATATTTCGTTGGGCAGTTCCATCACATACTTGTGCCTCCTTCTTCTGATCCTAGAGGTCAATGGAGTCGCTGTAAGGCGGACCCTAGCACGTGCAGCATATCCCAAATTGCAACTCTCCAAGGTTTAATTTTGTGCTTGATACAAATTTTGTGCAACGCGCCAATGCGTGTAAGATTCTTCATTAAGTTGCTGTCTTAAGGAATTTCTCTACAGGCCTGAGAAGTGCGATGTTAACAGCTCTGGAACCGTTTGAAGGCGAACCAATGGTGGGGATGTTCGTCAATTCTTGCTTTGCACATTGCCAGAGTGAGCTGCAGGACACATGGTTTGCACCAAACTCACCAACACTACAAAATGAGGTACTGATACTAATCAATCCATGATAACAAGCTGTATGTTTGTGGACCTTTAGCGATGGATCTTTCTTGCAGTAAAATCTTATTTGAGTTTTAGACAATTGCAGAGCTGGTCGGTGATTGGTACTTTGAAAGGGATGCCGCTCAAGCAATTGACTGCCCCTATCCCTGTGACTCGTGTTGTCACAACATTATACCATTTTAATCAGGTTAGTTATTGGAATATACAAATGTAACTGCAAGGCTTGGTGTTTGAGTTTGGGGTTTAGATACTTTGTGCATTTGGAAAGTTCTAAGATATCAAAGATGTCCATTGTAATAAAAAAATTGCACTTGCAACCATTCGTGCAAACATATGATCAACTGTGCCttgcacaaaaagaaaagtgcCTCTAATTGCACTGTTCAAAAAATAAGGATATTTTCTACTCCGGCAGGAAATCTTTTTCATCAAGTAGGACAAACGTGTGCTTGTAATTCCTGTAACTGATTATAGTGTGCATGTAATATCTGATCATATTTTTCCTGTTATTTGCAGGTGCACACATGTTATAATCAGGGACACTTTAGGTCTTATTCGTGGCGTTCTTGGAGTGACTATTTCAATACATAAAAGTTAAAGACATTGGAAGATACAATGGGACGCATGGTTATGCAAGATAATTAGGTTGTATTCATAGTGGGAAAGTTGTGAGTGAGCACCATGACACCTACACACATATACTCGTTTGAGTTTTTCTTTTTCGTGTCTCCTAAACTATATAACATATGGATTTGAAACTTTGCAGATCACTAAAACATTACAACTAGAATGTGGAAAAAATATTTTGAGTTTTTTTGTGCaatataaaattttaaaacattTAAAAGTCAAAATAAAATGTTTACATATATATTTAATGTCATAAAATCCTGAACTATTTTTACCAAATTCCATCTCAGTTTTTTCAGTGAAACTGTAAAGTTTCAAGTTCAAAGATTGTAtggtgtgagagatacaaaaaaAAGTGAATTTGTTTGAGAGCAAAAAAAGGCTAGAGTGGATCTTGATGCACCTATAAACATCCTAGAGTGTGCACCTGAGTGTCTGCTCAGAAAATCCTCTATCTACTTAGTGTTATTCAACTCAATACCAAAAAATGTCAAGTTAAATTATATGTAGCACCAAGTGCATCATGTATACTACGAATAAACATCCCGATTCGAAATAAGAAGCGATAAGTTGGAGGCTACTATGGACATAGTATGCCTTGTGTTCAAATCCTTGTTTTGAGTGTCTTGGGTTCAAATCCTTCTTTGCacttttttttgctttctttggTATTCTCCTATTTTTAAAATCTTACTTCGGTTTTTATATCTCTAGTTTTATTACTATGTATAATTTAAATAGTGGAACATGGATATAGGGGGGCCCAAGGCCCTCCCTTGCAAAGGTTGTAATAACTGTTGTGGTTAATGTAGAAACCATGCCacaaaaataaaagacatattatacctGGAAACAGGCATATGTTATTTATGTCTCAGTCTGTGAATTTGTTCTCATTCAAGCTGTGAATTTTTCTATTGTAATGTCTATCATTTTCATGTTATGTATGTCTCAGTCTCACTTGAGTAAATCCATTGAGCTGATATATTATCCACTTGAGAGTTTTAGCACAACCATCTACTATTTAATTGGCACCATTCTCCTGTCCACGTTTGTAGTCAACAAACTTGCGAGCATCCACAGTCGGGATGACCTTGTGGTGGCTACGATCTCGCTCTACATACAGCTCGCGGGACAAGTTTCTTTTTTCGTTTATTTAATCGACATGACATGGATGGTCTTGTGTACTTAAACATAGTTATATATTTTTGTCCGCACTAGATTCATAGAGCTCTATATACATGAGCTATAGATTCACCTATAAATACCTTCATGAACTCACATTCATGGTGTTCTTCCAATAACTATAAAAAACGGTTAAAGACGTTGCAAGATACAATGTGAAGCATGGTTATGCGAGATACATAGGTTGTATCCATAGTGTTATTCAATTCAATACCAAAAACCTTGCAAAGAAATTCACGCCAAGTCCATCATGTATAATATGAATAATTGGCCCAGTCCAAAGTACTAAGAATCAATAGCCTAGAGGCAAGTATGGATATAGTATGTCTTGTATTCAAATCCTTCTTTTATCGTGCCTTCAGTTTGAATCCTTTTTGCGCAATttattttctcctttctcctATTTTCAAACATTTGTTTAATTTTTATATGTCTACCTTCTCATTTTATTTGTGTGGGTTTCTAAATTAACCACAAGAATCATTAAATCTTTGCAAGGGTGGATTATATCATGTCAAAGGAGGGCCTTGCCCCATGGGCGGGCCTACTTGTATTCATGGGTATGCAGGTGAATACCCAAAATATTTGTCAAAAATTTCAAATCATATGATACAGCTATCAATTATCATGACACTGTATAGAATACAGTCTACCAATTGACAGTAATAGTATGTTGGTCGGCTGGCTAGAGGTAGTTGGCTTGCATATGCACGTTCTGTGCTCGAATTCTGGCCTCCTCACCATTTTTTCCTATTTTCTTTGtattttttatttgtttgaaTACCCATTTACAAAGTTCTGGGCCCGCCCATgccttgccccccccccccccatacatACCCACGCTCCATTTTAATTATACATAGTATTTAGGAATATATATTTAACATGTTAATTTCGATAATGCATATATACGATTGCTAGTGATATATTTTATACATTATTATTAAATTTATATTAAATAATACCCCTTCATATTAATCGATACGGTTTTCTATGTCCAGCTTAGTGGTTGTTTGGATAGCTGATTTTAACGATTGGTTTATAGAAAATGCGTCTTTAGCTAATTTTTAGCAAAACCATTAATATATTTTCTGTTAACAATCAGATTATAATAAACCATGTTTGGGTTAGGACTTCAACACTTCAACTCATGCCGTATAGGTGTTTCGTCCATGACAGGCAGGAGTGGTGTCTTCAAGTCCCTCGTCTTTCCGAACCTTACGAAATTCGGTTTGGGCCTCCTTAGTCGGCTATACCTTCATCTTCTAGAAATGGGCCGCTTGGCTAGACCTATCTCTTAACCAGCCCACTGGGCCAACCGGGCTTGCTAATCTTGGCCCCCCATCATGGTTTACTATGTTCTCCATAACCCCGACAGCTGAGATTAGCCGCGAAACCAGAAAGAAGAGCCACTCCATGAGCATCACGAAGCCACCCAAGGCATCAGAGAACCAGAAAGGTCCACAGAGATTGGAGAAGACACATCTCCGAAACCCAAGGTTTCGTAGAGGTGTGCGCGAAGCCGCGAGAGGAGAGGAAAAGTGAATCAACACGGACATGAAGATGGAGGAGGTGATGTGGGTTCGTTTGGATGTCGATGGCCTGGGTAGAGCACTCAATGGGCTATGGCTATTTTTCGTTGAAAAATCGGTAAAAAGTAACCAATGGCAACGACGGAGGAGGACGGAGTTGGCCGAAATCGTGCGACGTGTGCGACAGCTATGCGGTCGCCAGCAGCGTCACAAGAGAGAAGGGAAAGGGCGAGGGAGAGAGTGGTGTGGTCGGTCTCGCTGACACGACTGCAGGTTAGACCTAAACCACTCGGGTTGGTCTGGCTGGTGGGGCCAGGGGAAATTTAGTACTTTCATAATTCCTGGAGAAATTCATTAAATTATTTAAAACCTTTTTTAGCACAATTAAAATAGACGAAACTACCATAAATTTTCTAAAAActattttcttttataagaaataTTAAATCGAGAGAAGATTGTGATTCTACATAATgatattttattaaaaataacTTTGAATTATTTGATTCAAAAAAGATTTTTCTTAAGTAACTAAATCCAAGAAAAATCTTAGTAAAATCCAAAaccattatttttattaaaaGGTCCAATGGAAAATCAAATCAATTCATTCAAATCAAATAAATATTATTAAATGAATATTCAAGAAAACATTATGAAATGCCAAAAATGGTGTTTAAATGGTTTAAGACCACAACAAATTCACAAACGGGGTAAAAGACACAAATACATGAATACATGCCATTATTATGCATTATCGCATCAACTGAATCTTCAAGCATTGTTTTACCAGATAATGAAGCTATCATTTAAGAACCCGAGGTCACAGGTCATCTCAAAGCATCGAATAGTATTACCTTGTAGTTTTCAAGCAAGTTCAGCGCTTGCTCATGCCGTTGATTATTTTATAGCAAATACGTACAAATTTCTATCTCTattattcctgcattgaaaagcaaaggcaTTGCttctccaattatgaatatgcctATGTGGTGAGTGTTGGTTCCATTGCAGCTGGGTTATATGCACATAGGACTAACAACCAATGTTGTTTAGTGATTTTAGCATCGTATATTATGTGTTAACCATGATATCTACAAAGGCTCTGGAAAATCAGTTAGATATTCTTCCTTTTGCATATTAATGGACGCTTGCGAGTATGGGAGGTGCCACAAGGGTTGGGAGGCACGCTTATAACATGCTAAAATAATGATATTCTCCAAAGGATTTTACTAGACGATGAAACATGCAGTGGTATTGTTCCTAGCAGCTGCAACTGTAAGACCAAGCCGACTTTGACATCAATATGAAATTTCCTGGCATGAACAAAGATGTTGACCAAGGTTGTCGTTACATTTGATGCTCATGATTTATGCAAGTTTGGTTAGAAACAACCATTTGGAAGTATATTTGTCAGGGCATTGTTGTAGTAGTGTAAAGGTGGAACGGTACACAAATCTATGAATGATATCGTGGATTATCCCCACCATctcaagaaaagcaataaagatcAACTCAACAATTCAATCGAAATGTGAAAATGTGATGGTACTCGCACAACGGTACACTCACACAGTCACACAGAAACACGTTGTAGGACGGAGCAGTCGTGAACGGCAATATAAAGTGACCCAACAAACACACTTATGCGCGTAAACACAAAACTTCATATGCAACCGCCAGCATGTCAGGCCAATCCTACAGCCAGGTTGCGTCGCCATGTACATCACATCTATGCCTAGTACGTTAGCACATACCGCAACAAAAAAAATGCACGACCAACCGGTTTAGATCTACTTGTGAAATTAAAACAAAATGTCAATAAACATAATAGTGTTATTCACGGCAGTGGGGCATACGAAAACGCTTACAATTCTATCACGCGACCACGCCATGCCAAAACGGAATGCAGGCTGCGAGGCGAAGCTCACATATCCTCTAGTACTCTAGTGTGAAATTATTCCTTTCAAAATGGTAGAATAGGAAAATCGAAACATTAGATATCATGCAACTCTACCGAAATTGAAAACGCTAAATGTGTAATAGTACATGTTTCCCACACGAAAAACGAAGAATTTTTTGGGAGTGACTAGATAACAGCCGTCTGTTTTCTAATTGGGGAACAGACACTTTTTTCTAGCCAATGAAATGATGACAACTGTTAACTTAATACAAAACTCAATGAACCAGCCTCAGTTTACAAAAGTGTCTGTTTCGCCCAGACAAAACAGGCAGATTTCAGTTCACCCCATATTCAGCATTCCAGTTTTGAGTCTTCATTTAACATTGAGTTCGAATTACTTCTTTAAGCCTAGAACAATAAAAtccacaaaacaaaacaaaaaggccAGAAGCCCATAAA from Lolium rigidum isolate FL_2022 chromosome 4, APGP_CSIRO_Lrig_0.1, whole genome shotgun sequence encodes the following:
- the LOC124649628 gene encoding pectin acetylesterase 9-like, with amino-acid sequence MARRRPWTWAAAFTAAVLLVAVTAAAAAVEKRLLVDMTLVPDAASTGAVCLDGSPPAYHLHRGSGAGARGWLLQFEGGGWCNSARSCAERAGTRRGSTSLMTKLEVFSGVLSNDPAMNPDFYNWNRVKLRYCDGGSFAGDSEFTNGSSVIYMRGQRIWDAIITDLCQKGLHRAEKVLLSGCSAGGLATFFHCDDLQERLGGTATVKCMSDAGFFLDV